The following proteins come from a genomic window of Bacillota bacterium:
- a CDS encoding SatD family protein translates to MDRITVITADVVDSRRHADLVERLGERLSSLNHPTIVTGFSVSRGDEIQAMLRGWLSAPEVIRHLRYACRPARLRVGTGIGVIPHASLRDDPWMMNGPAFHDARQALDTAKTQKRATVANTGVKGFDAFLNCIWSLVDSVQEGWTGKQWEAVCLYEREGTYARASAVLGISPQNVQKRCKAARWDRVREAERVLAGTEAYLEKYHLLLGETGVFTD, encoded by the coding sequence ATGGACAGGATCACAGTCATCACCGCGGACGTGGTGGACTCCCGGCGCCACGCTGACCTCGTAGAGCGCCTAGGCGAAAGACTCTCCTCCCTAAATCATCCAACCATCGTCACAGGGTTCTCCGTATCCAGGGGGGACGAGATCCAGGCGATGCTCCGTGGGTGGCTTAGCGCTCCGGAGGTCATCCGGCACCTGAGGTACGCGTGCCGCCCTGCAAGGCTGCGGGTGGGAACGGGTATAGGTGTGATCCCTCACGCTTCCCTGCGGGATGACCCGTGGATGATGAACGGGCCTGCCTTTCACGATGCCAGGCAGGCGCTGGACACTGCGAAGACCCAGAAGAGGGCCACCGTGGCCAACACGGGCGTCAAGGGGTTCGACGCATTCCTGAACTGTATCTGGAGCCTTGTAGACTCAGTGCAAGAGGGCTGGACCGGGAAGCAGTGGGAGGCAGTCTGCTTGTACGAGAGGGAAGGCACCTACGCCAGGGCGTCGGCCGTTCTCGGGATCTCACCACAGAACGTCCAGAAGCGGTGCAAAGCGGCGCGGTGGGACAGGGTGAGGGAGGCCGAGAGGGTGCTTGCGGGCACCGAGGCCTATCTAGAGAAGTATCACCTCCTACTGGGGGAGACCGGAGTTTTCACCGATTAG
- the lepB gene encoding signal peptidase I, giving the protein MTSFPLSRTVKDAVETLVLALILTLVIRGFLMESFQVRGQSMEPTLHHGERLLVSKLLYRFREPERGEIVVFRYPRDNRTDFIKRVLALPGDKVEMRLGRLYINDQPVEEPYVYHAGMFTMPPLVVPEGQVFVLGDNRTNSEDSRVFGPVDLENVKGKAFVVFWPLPRVHVLGVGVTGDERWLVSVAGSLFASRTLPGFAAGNSHGGVSP; this is encoded by the coding sequence ATGACCTCTTTTCCGCTGTCGAGGACCGTGAAAGACGCAGTTGAGACTCTGGTCCTGGCGTTGATCCTTACCCTTGTCATCAGGGGGTTTCTCATGGAATCCTTCCAGGTCAGGGGGCAATCCATGGAACCCACGCTTCATCACGGCGAGCGGCTTCTGGTCAGCAAGTTGCTTTACAGGTTCAGGGAGCCCGAGCGGGGAGAGATAGTGGTGTTCCGCTATCCCCGGGACAACAGGACGGACTTCATAAAAAGGGTCCTGGCTCTTCCTGGGGACAAGGTTGAGATGAGGCTTGGCCGTCTTTACATCAACGATCAACCCGTTGAGGAGCCCTACGTTTACCATGCAGGCATGTTCACAATGCCGCCCCTGGTGGTGCCTGAGGGACAGGTGTTTGTCCTGGGTGACAACAGGACAAACAGCGAGGACAGCCGGGTGTTCGGCCCGGTAGACCTGGAGAACGTCAAGGGGAAGGCCTTCGTTGTCTTCTGGCCCCTTCCCAGGGTCCACGTTCTTGGAGTGGGGGTTACGGGCGATGAGCGGTGGCTGGTCTCGGTGGCTGGCAGCCTCTTTGCTTCCCGCACTCTACCTGGATTTGCCGCCGGGAACAGCCATGGGGGTGTGTCACCTTGA
- the lepB gene encoding signal peptidase I, with amino-acid sequence MSRSPLGRLAREVAETLVIALVLTFFIRAFVVESYLIREHSMEPTLFHGERVLVTKISYRFAEPKAGDIVVFAHPEEEVDLVKRVVGLPGQTVEVVSGRLYVDGEPVDEPYVRRPGSGDAASMTVPEEYLFVMGDNRVNSKDSRYFGPVPRANVKGRAWLVYWPPSRAQVLGSGD; translated from the coding sequence TTGAGCCGGTCTCCCCTGGGCAGGCTCGCCAGGGAGGTTGCGGAGACGCTGGTGATAGCACTGGTCCTGACCTTTTTCATCAGGGCCTTCGTGGTGGAGTCATACCTCATCCGGGAACACTCAATGGAGCCTACCCTCTTTCACGGGGAGAGGGTTTTAGTCACGAAGATCTCCTACAGGTTCGCAGAGCCCAAGGCTGGGGACATCGTTGTGTTTGCCCACCCCGAGGAGGAGGTCGACCTTGTCAAGAGGGTTGTTGGCCTGCCCGGGCAGACCGTCGAAGTAGTCTCCGGACGGCTGTACGTTGACGGCGAGCCTGTGGATGAACCATATGTCAGGCGTCCCGGATCGGGGGATGCGGCTTCCATGACTGTTCCCGAGGAGTACCTCTTCGTAATGGGCGACAACCGTGTCAACAGCAAGGATAGCCGGTACTTCGGGCCTGTGCCCCGGGCAAACGTCAAGGGGCGGGCTTGGCTGGTATACTGGCCGCCCAGCCGGGCTCAGGTCCTGGGCTCCGGTGACTAG
- a CDS encoding ribonuclease HII codes for MAGETGRWVSSLEARGYSALLQVVAKRARASDRRATHLAFRRERERLLRRFHYEREARGQGHLRVAGVDEVGRGCLAGPVVAAAVILRGEPLIPCLDDSKCLSESLREALFPLVSWEAEAMSVCFMGPDYIDQVNILRATQEAMRRALQSLPVSPGMVLVDGDTAIPGIPFPQRALKKGDALSASISAASVIAKVLRDHYMMSRHGDFPPYNFRQNKGYGTREHWEAIRTHGPCPIHRGSFLESLRQVTFDF; via the coding sequence GTGGCGGGAGAGACGGGACGCTGGGTAAGCAGCCTGGAGGCCAGGGGATACTCGGCCTTGCTCCAGGTGGTGGCTAAGAGGGCACGCGCCAGTGACCGCAGGGCCACCCACTTGGCGTTCCGCCGGGAGAGGGAGCGCCTCCTCCGGCGGTTCCACTACGAGAGGGAGGCCCGTGGCCAGGGGCATCTCAGGGTGGCCGGTGTGGATGAGGTCGGGAGGGGGTGCCTGGCTGGTCCGGTTGTGGCCGCCGCGGTCATCCTGCGGGGTGAACCCCTCATACCCTGCCTGGATGATTCCAAGTGCCTGAGCGAATCCCTGAGGGAGGCACTCTTTCCCCTGGTATCCTGGGAGGCCGAAGCGATGTCCGTGTGTTTCATGGGACCTGACTACATCGACCAGGTGAATATCCTCAGGGCTACCCAGGAGGCCATGCGAAGGGCGCTGCAGAGCCTCCCGGTGTCCCCCGGCATGGTCCTAGTGGACGGGGACACGGCCATCCCGGGAATCCCCTTCCCTCAGAGGGCGCTGAAGAAGGGAGATGCCCTCAGCGCCTCCATCTCCGCAGCCTCTGTCATTGCCAAGGTCCTGCGTGATCACTACATGATGTCCCGGCACGGGGACTTCCCTCCATACAACTTCAGGCAGAACAAGGGGTATGGGACCAGGGAGCACTGGGAAGCCATCAGGACGCATGGGCCATGTCCCATTCACCGGGGGAGTTTCCTGGAGAGTCTGAGACAGGTTACCTTCGACTTTTAG
- the rpsP gene encoding 30S ribosomal protein S16, with product MAVRIRLKRMGAKKDPFYRVVVSDARFPRDGRFIEEIGYYNPSSDPAVVKVEEDKAVDWLMKGAKPSETVRRLFKNLGILRKFGEAKGER from the coding sequence ATGGCAGTGAGGATCAGGCTCAAGCGGATGGGCGCCAAGAAAGACCCATTTTACAGGGTGGTGGTTTCCGATGCCCGTTTTCCCAGGGACGGCCGGTTCATTGAGGAGATAGGATACTACAATCCCTCGTCGGACCCGGCGGTTGTGAAGGTAGAGGAGGATAAGGCCGTGGATTGGCTGATGAAGGGGGCCAAGCCCTCGGAAACGGTCAGGCGGCTCTTCAAGAACCTCGGGATCCTGCGGAAGTTCGGCGAGGCCAAGGGTGAAAGGTAA
- a CDS encoding KH domain-containing protein, with product MQKLVGILAKALVDNPQAVRVECVDRGDTAIVEITVAQEDMGKVIGKQGRIVKAIRTVAKAAGARSGKRVSVEVL from the coding sequence ATGCAGAAGCTCGTGGGGATCCTGGCCAAAGCCCTGGTGGACAACCCGCAGGCCGTAAGGGTGGAATGCGTTGACCGGGGTGACACGGCGATAGTGGAGATAACGGTGGCCCAAGAGGACATGGGCAAGGTCATAGGGAAGCAAGGCAGGATCGTGAAGGCCATCAGGACAGTGGCGAAGGCTGCCGGTGCCAGGAGCGGCAAACGCGTAAGTGTCGAGGTTCTCTAG
- the rimM gene encoding ribosome maturation factor RimM (Essential for efficient processing of 16S rRNA): MTQVVIGRITSPFGTRGEVKVLPETDWLCRFLVLEEATILREGYPPQRLAVEGVRYHAGRVILKLKGVDDMTRAGGLRGAQIAVLAKERVHLPPGHYWIGDIVGMEVWLEEGERLGTVKDVLRPGANDVYVVDTGDGEVLVPATHEVVRNLDITRGRMTIRPIPGLLD, translated from the coding sequence GTGACCCAGGTGGTCATAGGGAGGATCACGTCACCCTTTGGAACCAGGGGAGAGGTCAAGGTGCTCCCCGAGACGGACTGGCTGTGCCGTTTCCTGGTGCTGGAGGAGGCCACCATCCTGCGGGAAGGGTACCCCCCCCAGCGGCTGGCGGTAGAGGGAGTCCGATATCACGCCGGGCGAGTCATCCTGAAACTAAAGGGTGTGGACGATATGACCAGGGCCGGGGGACTCAGGGGTGCCCAGATAGCCGTCTTGGCCAAGGAGCGAGTCCATCTGCCACCAGGGCACTACTGGATCGGCGACATTGTGGGGATGGAGGTCTGGCTCGAGGAGGGCGAAAGACTCGGTACTGTGAAGGACGTGCTGAGGCCAGGAGCCAACGATGTTTACGTGGTGGATACCGGCGACGGTGAGGTTCTGGTGCCTGCAACCCATGAGGTCGTGAGAAACCTGGACATCACCAGGGGACGCATGACCATCAGGCCCATCCCGGGGCTTCTTGACTAG
- a CDS encoding YlxM family DNA-binding protein — MDRRWWISLLGDLYGELLTDKQRLFFRLHHDEDLSMGEIALQHGVSRPAVHRAVKRAEGLLLDYERKMGLGARLVRDRQILSDLEAALAELDGKVGRENQRGVKRARQLVAALMKG, encoded by the coding sequence GTGGACAGGCGCTGGTGGATCAGCCTTCTGGGCGACCTCTACGGGGAGCTCCTCACGGACAAACAGAGGCTCTTCTTCCGCCTTCACCATGATGAGGACCTCTCCATGGGGGAGATAGCCCTGCAGCACGGGGTGTCCAGGCCCGCGGTCCACCGTGCCGTGAAGCGGGCGGAGGGCCTCCTATTGGACTACGAGCGCAAGATGGGACTGGGCGCCAGGCTTGTGAGGGACAGGCAGATCCTGTCGGACCTGGAGGCCGCCTTGGCGGAACTCGATGGCAAGGTAGGGCGGGAAAACCAGCGGGGCGTCAAGAGGGCTCGCCAGCTGGTGGCCGCGTTGATGAAGGGATAA
- the ffh gene encoding signal recognition particle protein, whose product MAFEGLGQRLQDIFQRLRGHGKMSEAHVAAAMREIRLALLEADVNFKVVKDFCERVKGRAVGSEVLESLTPAQAVVKIVHEELANLMGQSHRRLAFSPNPPTALMLVGLQGSGKTTTAGKLALHLKNQGHYPALVALDLKRPAAVEQLERVGKAVGVPVFRPQDESVPAAASLALREARARGNDVLVLDTAGRLHVDEELMEELEEVQGRAQPTETLLVVDAMTGQDAVNVAEAFHARLHLTGVILTKIDGDARGGAALSVLAVTGAPVKFTGTGEKLEALEPFHPDRMASRILGMGDVLSLVEKAQAAFDQKKAVEMERKLREQAFTLEDFLDQLKEVRKMGPLDEVLGMLPGMGKKLQGVQVDEAGLSRVEAIINSMTRRERLDPSIIDGSRRRRIAQGSGTHVQDVNRVLKQFHEMQKMFRRFKDVQRGKKKGRFPF is encoded by the coding sequence GTGGCTTTCGAGGGTCTCGGCCAGAGGCTTCAAGACATCTTCCAACGATTGAGGGGCCACGGCAAGATGAGCGAGGCCCATGTTGCAGCGGCCATGAGGGAGATTCGCCTCGCCCTTCTTGAGGCTGACGTCAACTTCAAGGTGGTCAAGGACTTCTGCGAGAGGGTGAAAGGCCGTGCCGTTGGGAGCGAGGTCCTGGAGAGCCTAACACCGGCGCAAGCTGTAGTGAAGATCGTACACGAAGAACTGGCGAACCTCATGGGGCAAAGCCATAGAAGGCTTGCCTTTTCCCCGAATCCCCCCACCGCTCTGATGCTGGTAGGCCTTCAGGGCTCAGGCAAGACTACCACCGCAGGGAAGCTGGCTCTCCACCTGAAGAACCAGGGACACTACCCCGCCCTGGTAGCGCTGGATCTCAAGAGGCCCGCGGCAGTGGAGCAGCTGGAGCGGGTGGGCAAGGCAGTTGGAGTCCCGGTCTTCCGGCCCCAGGACGAGTCAGTGCCCGCCGCGGCGAGCCTAGCGTTGAGAGAGGCCCGGGCACGGGGGAACGACGTGCTGGTGCTGGATACAGCGGGGAGACTCCACGTTGATGAGGAACTCATGGAGGAGCTGGAGGAGGTTCAGGGCAGGGCCCAACCCACAGAAACCCTCCTCGTGGTGGATGCCATGACGGGCCAGGATGCGGTGAATGTGGCCGAGGCCTTCCACGCAAGGCTTCACTTGACGGGGGTGATCCTTACCAAGATTGACGGGGATGCCCGGGGCGGGGCTGCCCTCTCCGTGCTGGCTGTGACAGGGGCACCGGTGAAGTTCACCGGTACCGGGGAGAAGCTCGAGGCCTTGGAGCCCTTCCACCCGGACCGCATGGCCTCGCGGATCCTTGGAATGGGTGACGTGTTATCCCTGGTGGAGAAGGCCCAGGCTGCCTTTGACCAGAAGAAGGCCGTGGAGATGGAGAGGAAACTCAGGGAACAGGCCTTTACCCTTGAGGACTTCCTGGACCAGCTGAAGGAGGTACGCAAGATGGGCCCACTGGACGAGGTCCTGGGAATGCTTCCCGGCATGGGGAAAAAGCTCCAGGGGGTCCAGGTAGACGAAGCAGGACTCTCCAGGGTTGAAGCCATTATCAACTCCATGACCAGGAGAGAGAGGCTTGACCCATCAATAATAGATGGCTCAAGGAGGAGGCGGATCGCTCAGGGGAGCGGGACCCATGTCCAGGATGTCAACAGGGTCCTGAAGCAGTTCCACGAGATGCAGAAGATGTTCAGGAGGTTCAAGGACGTTCAAAGGGGCAAGAAGAAGGGACGCTTTCCTTTCTAG
- the trmD gene encoding tRNA (guanosine(37)-N1)-methyltransferase TrmD: MRVDIVTIFPGMFRGPLQESMVARARETGRVEIGVVDLRDYTEDRHRVTDDEPYGGGPGMVMKPEPFFKAVQDLSGPRSRVVLMCPQGEPYDQRWAERLSREEHLILLCGHYEGIDERVRLWADYEISLGDFILTGGEIAAMAVVDSVVRLLPGVLGHASSTSQDSFAQGLLEGPQYTRPREFRGHAVPGILLSGNHDAIRRWRRKEGLRRTLERRPDLLKKADLNEEDTRLLQEIGEETMRPESP; the protein is encoded by the coding sequence GTGAGAGTGGACATCGTCACTATATTCCCCGGCATGTTCCGGGGCCCTTTGCAAGAGAGCATGGTGGCAAGGGCGCGGGAGACTGGCCGGGTGGAGATAGGGGTCGTGGATCTCAGGGACTACACAGAGGACCGCCACAGGGTTACCGATGACGAACCCTATGGGGGTGGCCCTGGAATGGTCATGAAGCCGGAGCCGTTCTTCAAGGCCGTCCAGGACCTGTCTGGGCCTCGGAGCCGGGTGGTGTTGATGTGTCCCCAGGGGGAGCCCTATGACCAGCGGTGGGCTGAAAGGCTCTCCAGGGAGGAGCACCTGATCCTCCTGTGCGGGCACTACGAGGGGATCGACGAGAGGGTGAGGCTCTGGGCGGACTACGAGATATCCCTGGGGGACTTCATCCTCACAGGCGGTGAGATAGCGGCCATGGCTGTCGTGGATTCAGTGGTCAGGCTGCTCCCTGGGGTTCTTGGGCACGCCTCCTCAACCAGCCAGGATTCCTTTGCCCAGGGTTTGCTGGAGGGTCCCCAGTACACCAGGCCCAGGGAGTTCCGGGGCCATGCTGTCCCCGGCATACTGCTTTCCGGCAACCACGATGCCATCAGGCGGTGGAGAAGAAAAGAAGGGCTGCGCAGGACCCTTGAACGCAGGCCCGACCTGCTCAAGAAGGCGGATCTGAATGAGGAAGACACCAGACTCCTCCAGGAGATCGGTGAGGAAACGATGAGGCCGGAAAGCCCATAG
- a CDS encoding YlqD family protein produces the protein MGITIQRRIAVKTRVTETWKRRAASELQENLKSIDEDLARLDAEARRVKDMKDSKKAELMGRGLSMERQKRVEQKEAVLQRLRDIVKIEIGTEVLEGAVEGPVEISEGDDWSRAVSAEVVLQDGIVVSIREDKR, from the coding sequence ATGGGCATTACCATCCAGCGCAGGATTGCCGTGAAGACCCGGGTGACCGAGACCTGGAAACGCCGGGCGGCCTCGGAGCTGCAGGAGAACCTCAAGAGCATCGATGAGGACCTTGCCCGCCTGGATGCTGAGGCGCGCAGGGTCAAGGACATGAAGGATTCCAAGAAGGCCGAGCTCATGGGCCGGGGTCTTTCCATGGAGAGGCAAAAACGCGTGGAGCAGAAGGAGGCCGTTTTGCAGAGGCTCAGGGACATCGTGAAGATCGAGATTGGCACCGAAGTGCTGGAGGGGGCTGTCGAGGGGCCCGTGGAGATCAGCGAGGGGGACGACTGGTCCCGGGCTGTCTCCGCTGAGGTGGTCCTCCAGGATGGTATAGTCGTTTCCATACGGGAGGATAAACGGTGA
- the rplS gene encoding 50S ribosomal protein L19: MDIIKGIEMGYMKQDVPNFGPGDRVKVHVKVVEGGRERIQAFEGTVIKRRGGGLSESFTVRRVTYGVGVERTFPIHSPRVDKVEVIRRGDVRRARLYYLRGLKGKAARIKEKM; this comes from the coding sequence GTGGATATCATCAAGGGTATCGAGATGGGTTACATGAAGCAGGATGTGCCTAACTTTGGCCCAGGAGACAGGGTAAAGGTCCATGTGAAGGTGGTTGAGGGCGGGCGCGAGAGGATCCAAGCCTTCGAGGGAACCGTCATCAAGAGACGGGGAGGGGGCCTTTCGGAGTCCTTCACAGTCCGGCGTGTTACCTACGGTGTAGGGGTGGAGCGCACATTCCCCATTCACTCGCCACGGGTGGACAAGGTCGAAGTGATACGGAGGGGAGACGTCAGGAGGGCCCGCCTGTACTATCTCAGGGGTCTGAAGGGCAAGGCCGCCAGGATCAAGGAAAAGATGTAG
- the ylqF gene encoding ribosome biogenesis GTPase YlqF, whose amino-acid sequence MSQIWFPGHMAKTRRLMRENLRLASLILEVVDARIPFSGRNPDIGRIAGDKARFVVLSKADLADPKATAAWRRLMGDAGEKAFEVDALSGAGCRQLLAACETRAPRVGPLRVMVVGIPNSGKSSLINRMAGRKSARSGALPGVTRGKQWVMASDRLEILDLPGVLSPRKGGRNLIMRQGAVGALDERAIDPLEVALYLLASVRIEEGLRSRFGLEATGDPQEDLKAVGARLGCLRTGGEVDMQKAAILFLRDYRNGRLGRYTLEGPSETRE is encoded by the coding sequence GTGTCCCAGATCTGGTTCCCAGGCCATATGGCCAAGACCAGGAGGCTCATGAGAGAGAACCTCCGGCTTGCCAGCCTGATCCTGGAGGTAGTCGATGCCAGGATACCGTTTTCCGGGAGGAACCCAGATATCGGCCGGATTGCCGGGGACAAGGCCCGGTTCGTGGTATTGAGCAAGGCTGACCTGGCGGACCCCAAGGCCACAGCTGCCTGGCGCAGGCTCATGGGGGATGCCGGGGAAAAAGCCTTTGAGGTGGACGCCCTCTCTGGCGCAGGGTGCCGGCAGCTCCTGGCGGCGTGCGAGACCCGGGCCCCTCGGGTTGGACCCCTCAGGGTCATGGTGGTTGGAATACCCAACTCGGGGAAGTCTTCCCTAATAAACCGGATGGCCGGTAGGAAGAGCGCGCGATCCGGGGCTCTTCCCGGTGTGACCCGGGGGAAGCAGTGGGTGATGGCATCAGACCGCCTGGAGATCCTGGACCTGCCAGGTGTGCTGTCCCCCCGGAAGGGGGGCAGGAACCTGATCATGCGCCAGGGCGCCGTGGGCGCCCTGGACGAAAGGGCCATTGACCCGCTGGAGGTTGCCCTCTACCTTCTTGCCTCCGTGAGGATTGAGGAGGGGCTGAGGTCCCGTTTTGGGCTGGAGGCCACCGGCGACCCCCAGGAGGATCTGAAGGCTGTGGGGGCCCGGCTGGGGTGCCTCCGGACAGGCGGTGAAGTGGACATGCAGAAGGCGGCGATTCTTTTCCTAAGGGACTACCGTAACGGCAGGCTGGGAAGGTATACCCTGGAGGGCCCTAGTGAGACCAGGGAATAG
- the ftsY gene encoding signal recognition particle-docking protein FtsY, with translation MTVNKEKESLVCRFRKGLEATRNLLARGFQGRDNASLEQVEEVLVTADVGTSVTQEIVEGLSRKARSPGLLEKEVKAAILKGLQSQERSLHVEPGRLNVIMMVGVNGVGKTTTMAKLAHRYSQEGLRPVLAAGDTFRAAAAEQLEAWAARIGVPVVRQKEGSDPAAVAFDTLRFAGARGYDLVLIDTAGRLHTKVSLMEELRKIHRVVSREVDGAPHEVLLVLDATTGQNALQQARLFLEAVGVTGIVMAKMDGTAKGGILIRIEREVGIPVKMVGMGEGLEDLLTFEPEAFVEGLFG, from the coding sequence GTGACGGTGAACAAGGAGAAAGAGAGCCTGGTCTGTCGTTTCCGCAAGGGACTGGAGGCCACCAGGAACCTCCTGGCGAGGGGCTTCCAAGGACGTGATAACGCCAGCCTGGAGCAAGTGGAGGAGGTCCTGGTGACAGCTGACGTAGGTACCAGCGTTACCCAGGAGATAGTGGAGGGCCTCTCCCGGAAGGCAAGGAGCCCCGGCCTGCTGGAAAAAGAGGTCAAGGCGGCCATCCTCAAGGGGCTACAAAGCCAGGAGCGGAGCCTCCACGTGGAGCCTGGGCGCCTTAACGTCATCATGATGGTGGGGGTCAACGGGGTAGGCAAGACCACTACCATGGCCAAGCTGGCCCACCGGTACTCCCAGGAGGGGCTCCGGCCTGTCTTGGCCGCCGGGGACACCTTCAGGGCGGCCGCTGCTGAGCAATTGGAGGCCTGGGCTGCAAGGATAGGGGTTCCCGTAGTCCGGCAGAAGGAAGGCAGCGACCCAGCCGCCGTGGCCTTCGACACGCTGAGGTTTGCCGGCGCCAGGGGGTATGACCTTGTGCTCATCGATACAGCCGGCCGCCTTCACACCAAGGTGAGCCTCATGGAGGAGCTCAGGAAGATCCATCGTGTGGTTTCCAGGGAGGTGGACGGTGCTCCCCACGAGGTCCTCCTCGTCCTGGACGCCACGACAGGACAGAATGCGCTGCAGCAGGCCAGGCTATTCCTGGAGGCCGTTGGCGTCACCGGTATCGTCATGGCCAAGATGGACGGGACGGCCAAGGGGGGTATCCTCATCAGGATTGAACGGGAAGTAGGCATACCCGTGAAGATGGTGGGGATGGGGGAAGGCCTGGAAGATCTCCTGACATTTGAGCCCGAGGCATTCGTGGAGGGGCTCTTCGGTTGA